A DNA window from Jaculus jaculus isolate mJacJac1 chromosome 1, mJacJac1.mat.Y.cur, whole genome shotgun sequence contains the following coding sequences:
- the LOC123457721 gene encoding golgin subfamily A member 2-like — protein MQLSARQQLGRRQEKKGWWKFFGSLLNTANQPTPGRSGSQDGSTSDQHGNLQEVRIEGCVGPEQGKAVEAAPHEKPTAQLLEHLEGMGQENLPGQIDAGQNRLSSCDKPCIPFFYKDYDIIII, from the exons aTGCAG TTGTCGGCGCGGCAGCAGCTCGGACGAAGACAGGAAAAGAAGGGTTGGTGGAAGTTCTTTGGATCCCTCCTGAATACTGCTAATCAGCCCACTCCAGGGCGCTCAGGATCCCAGGATGGCAGCACTTCTGACCAACATGGTA ATCTTCAGGAGGTGAGAATTGAAGGCTGTGTGGGGCCTGAACAAGGCAAGGCTGTGGAGGCCGCTCCTCATGAGAAACCCACTGCACAGCTATTG GAACACCTGGAAGGCATGGGCCAGGAGAATCTGCCAGGCCAAATTGATGCCGGCCAGAACCGCCTCAGCTCCTGTGACAAGCCCTGTATCCCTTTTTTCTACAAGGattatgatattattattatttaa